Proteins from one Sarcophilus harrisii chromosome 2, mSarHar1.11, whole genome shotgun sequence genomic window:
- the SALL4 gene encoding sal-like protein 4 isoform X2 has product MRVPAEGGYFPTLGICCEGENNCFNFAPDARTMSRRKQAKPQHINSSEEPQQLPDAAACSSVAAASSATTPAAVAAEHGGLPNCPGDGEGVRGRVKRCRTEETTICEKCCAEFFSLSEFLEHKKNCTKNPPVLIMNDSEETTPPEVLSEVTPAPSENFPIDRLESHGNKDSRSKNCTGSVDKKDKSGVEAGTFLKTEPTTPSTPHGINYLSKGKVPNTNVTLQTLRGTKVAVNQRSADAVSLPVQGFSAFPMILEQLMSLQQQQLQQIQLTEQIRVQMTMMATSGQHASVSHGSDPLKTLGSHMSQHLSTALALVGQKAGSQSLSLESLKQGKLPHANIGIPTAGSVTSGLPSFSLKSDANRILPNAMSRLPNPLLPQSSGSVLFQNPFPPASSVSSVLDPSKKGKGKPPNITVSESKPNAEEPFFKHKCKFCGKVFGNDSALQIHLRSHTGERPYKCNICGNRFTTKGNLKVHFQRHKDKYPQIKMNPHPVPEHLDNLTSTSGISCGIPVPMDESNMMVDSKPPLTTGTLSLGLPQSLTPKDSLGAFSNDLSSRPSPESEGGSTSSGVASNESGTEHSLSSPQAGSISGFSGSGATEQGSETLKLQQLVENIDKVTSDPNECIICHRVLSCTSSLKMHYRTHTGERPFKCKICGRAFSTKGNLKTHYGVHRANTPLKMQHSCPICQKKFTNAVVLQQHIRMHMGGQIPNTPMSENSCDHVEMDPAVISEKNEDVIASCIDETIESIVDMEDLDSQDPPSGSSKPSTPLNDNQSETPTVGFTGISVLEASGKMGSPSLSLQRQSSLKSSSAESDGMTNDSSSIIGDHDYQNGRSPESVSFQALSPANSQAESIRSKSPGLINHDDMGNKSEGPENPPAETEGRGSVPTTFVRVPPALIKAEAPGERPLSNSPFPGSPALSPGVAPLLVAPPRRTAKQHICNTCGKNFSSASALQIHERTHTGEKPFACTICGRAFTTKGNLKVHVGTHMWNNSARRGRRLSIDNIALLGNDVKKVSEMFPKDIVPPAVNLDPTVWNQYAAVINNGLAMKTNEISVIQSGPIPALPVPISGGGSVMNNAPVSKIDGSQSAINPDVMEKANATDSVPKHQFPHFLEENKIAVS; this is encoded by the exons ATGCGCGTTCCGGCCGAAGGGGGTTATTTCCCAACTCTAGGAATTTGTTGTGAAGGGGAAAATAATTGCTTCAATTTTGCTCCCGATGCTCGAACCATGTCGAGACGCAAGCAGGCGAAACCCCAGCACATCAACTCTTCCGAAGAACCTCAGCAGCTTCCAGATGCGGCAGCCTGCTCCTCGGTCGCCGCCGCTTCCTCAGCTACGACCCCAGCTGCCGTAGCGGCAGAGCACG gtggTCTACCAAACTGCCCTGGAGATGGAGAGGGAGTAAGGGGAAGGGTTAAACGATGTCGAACTGAGGAAACTACTATCTGTGAGAAATGCTGTGCAGAATTCTTCAGCCTTTCCGAATTCCTGGAACATAAGAAAAATTGCACTAAAAATCCACCTGTCTTAATCATGAATGATAGTGAGGAGACAACACCTCCTGAAGTCTTATCAGAAGTAACTCCGGCCCCATCAGAGAATTTTCCAATTGATCGTTTGGAAAGTCATGGCAATAAAGACAGTCGTTCAAAGAATTGCACTGGTTCTGTGGACAAGAAAGATAAGTCTGGTGTGGAGGCAGGAACCTTTCTCAAAACAGAGCCTACAACCCCTTCTACACCTCATGGGATAAACTATTTATCAAAAGGCAAAGTTCCCAACACTAATGTGACTTTACAAACACTACGAGGGACCAAGGTAGCTGTGAATCAGAGGAGTGCTGATGCTGTATCTTTACCAGTCCAGGGCTTTAGCGCCTTCCCCATGATTTTGGAACAGCTAATGAGTCTGCAGCAACAACAGCTTCAGCAAATCCAGCTTACTGAGCAGATCCGTGTGCAGATGACCATGATGGCCACCAGTGGCCAGCATGCATCAGTATCTCATGGTTCTGACCCTTTGAAAACCCTGGGCTCTCATATGTCTCAGCATCTCTCTACTGCTTTGGCCTTAGTTGGACAAAAGGCTGGCAGCCAGAGCCTGTCACTGGAATCCTTGAAACAAGGCAAACTACCTCATGCCAATATAGGCATCCCAACTGCTGGTTCAGTGACCTCTGGACTACCATCTTTCTCTTTAAAGTCTGATGCAAATAGGATCCTTCCTAATGCAATGTCTCGACTTCCAAATCCTTTACTACCTCAATCATCAGGCTCAGTTCTTTTCCAGAACCCATTCCCTCCTGCGTCTTCAGTGTCTTCTGTGTTAGACCCATccaagaaagggaaggggaaaccTCCCAACATTACTGTTTCTGAAAGTAAACCAAATGCTGAGGAGCCCTTTTTCAAGCACAAATGCAAGTTCTGTGGCAAGGTGTTTGGAAATGACAGTGCCTTGCAAATTCATCTCCGTTCCCATACTGGGGAGAGACCGTACAAATGTAATATCTGTGGCAATCGCTTTACCACTAAGGGGAATTTGAAGGTTCACTTCCAGCGCCATAAGGACAAATATCCCCAGATAAAAATGAATCCCCATCCAGTCCCTGAACACCTGGATAACCTGACAAGTACCAGTGGGATCTCATGTGGAATACCTGTGCCCATGGATGAATCAAATATGATGGTGGACAGCAAACCTCCCCTGACTACTGGGACTCTTTCCTTAGGCTTACCTCAAAGTCTGACCCCCAAAGACTCTCTTGGTGCTTTTTCCAACGATCTATCATCTAGGCCTTCCCCAGAGAGTGAAGGGGGTTCCACCTCATCTGGTGTGGCCAGTAATGAATCTGGGACAGAGCACAGCTTGAGTTCCCCACAAGCTGGTAGTATTAGTGGGTTCTCCGGTAGTGGGGCCACTGAGCAGGGGTCTGAGACTTTGAAGTTACAACAGCTGGTAGAAAATATTGATAAGGTTACCAGTGATCCCAATGAATGTATCATTTGTCATCGAGTTTTAAGCTGCACAAGCTCTTTGAAAATGCATTATCGCACTCATACCGGGGAGAGACCATTCAAATGTAAGATCTGTGGAAGGGCCTTCTCCACAAAAGGCAATCTTAAGACTCATTATGGAGTTCACCGAGCTAACACCCCTTTAAAAATGCAACATTCTTGTCCCATTTGCCAAAAGAAATTTACCAATGCTGTAGTGTTGCAGCAACATATCCGAATGCACATGGGTGGCCAGATTCCTAATACCCCTATGTCTGAGAATTCCTGTGACCATGTTGAGATGGATCCAGCTGTTATCAGTGAGAAAAATGAGGATGTCATTGCCAGTTGCATTGATGAGACCATTGAAAGCATTGTTGATATGGAAGACTTGGACTCCCAAGATCCTCCTAGTGGTTCCTCTAAACCCTCTACTCCCCTTAATGATAATCAGTCAGAAACGCCCACTGTGGGCTTTACTGGCATCTCTGTATTGGAAGCCTCAGGGAAAATGGGCAGTCCATCTTTGAGTCTTCAAAGGCAGAGTAGCCTGAAGTCAAGTTCTGCAGAAAGTGATGGCATGACCAATGATTCTTCATCCATAATAGGAGATCATGATTATCAAAATGGCCGAAGTCCAGAGTCTGTATCATTCCAGGCATTATCTCCAGCAAATAGTCAAGCTGAAAGTATTAGGTCCAAGTCACCTGGCTTGATCAATCATGATGACATGGGAAATAAGAGCGAAGGACCAGAAAACCCTCCAGCAGAAACTGAAG GTCGAGGTAGCGTTCCTACTACCTTTGTCAGAGTGCCACCAGCCCTGATTAAAGCTGAAGCTCCTGGAGAACGGCCCCTTAGCAATAGCCCATTTCCTGGATCTCCTGCCCTGTCTCCAGGGGTAGCACCTTTGCTAGTGGCCCCACCTCGGCGCACTGCCAAGCAGCACATTTGTAACACTTGTGGAAAGAACTTCTCATCAGCCAGTGCTCTTCAGATCCATGAGCGTACTCACACTGGTGAAAAGCCTTTTGCATGTACCATTTGTGGAAGGGCCTTTACAACTAAAGGAAATTTGAAG GTCCACGTTGGAACTCACATGTGGAATAACTCTGCTCGACGTGGAAGGAGACTGTCTATTGATAACATAGCATTGCTGGGTAATGATGTCAAGAAAGTATCTGAGATGTTTCCAAAGGATATAGTCCCTCCTGCAGTGAATCTTGACCCCACAGTTTGGAACCAGTATGCAGCTGTGATTAACAATGGCTTGGCGATGAAGACTAATGAGATATCAGTGATTCAAAGTGGTCCTATCCCTGCCCTACCAGTTCCTATCAGCGGTGGAGGATCTGTAATGAATAATGCTCCCGTCTCCAAGATAGATGGGTCACAGTCTGCGATTAACCCTGATGTTATGGAGAAAGCTAATGCTACTGATAGTGTCCCAAAACATCAATTCCCTCACTTTCTGGAAGAAAACAAGATTGCAGTCAGCTAA
- the SALL4 gene encoding sal-like protein 4 isoform X1, with the protein MRVPAEGGYFPTLGICCEGENNCFNFAPDARTMSRRKQAKPQHINSSEEPQQLPDAAACSSVAAASSATTPAAVAAEHGGLPNCPGDGEGVRGRVKRCRTEETTICEKCCAEFFSLSEFLEHKKNCTKNPPVLIMNDSEETTPPEVLSEVTPAPSENFPIDRLESHGNKDSRSKNCTGSVDKKDKSGVEAGTFLKTEPTTPSTPHGINYLSKGKVPNTNVTLQTLRGTKVAVNQRSADAVSLPVQGFSAFPMILEQLMSLQQQQLQQIQLTEQIRVQMTMMATSGQHASVSHGSDPLKTLGSHMSQHLSTALALVGQKAGSQSLSLESLKQGKLPHANIGIPTAGSVTSGLPSFSLKSDANRILPNAMSRLPNPLLPQSSGSVLFQNPFPPASSVSSVLDPSKKGKGKPPNITVSESKPNAEEPFFKHKCKFCGKVFGNDSALQIHLRSHTGERPYKCNICGNRFTTKGNLKVHFQRHKDKYPQIKMNPHPVPEHLDNLTSTSGISCGIPVPMDESNMMVDSKPPLTTGTLSLGLPQSLTPKDSLGAFSNDLSSRPSPESEGGSTSSGVASNESGTEHSLSSPQAGSISGFSGSGATEQGSETLKLQQLVENIDKVTSDPNECIICHRVLSCTSSLKMHYRTHTGERPFKCKICGRAFSTKGNLKTHYGVHRANTPLKMQHSCPICQKKFTNAVVLQQHIRMHMGGQIPNTPMSENSCDHVEMDPAVISEKNEDVIASCIDETIESIVDMEDLDSQDPPSGSSKPSTPLNDNQSETPTVGFTGISVLEASGKMGSPSLSLQRQSSLKSSSAESDGMTNDSSSIIGDHDYQNGRSPESVSFQALSPANSQAESIRSKSPGLINHDDMGNKSEGPENPPAETEGDGALDLTYANIGRKVIKEEPGLNFANGEYGRGSVPTTFVRVPPALIKAEAPGERPLSNSPFPGSPALSPGVAPLLVAPPRRTAKQHICNTCGKNFSSASALQIHERTHTGEKPFACTICGRAFTTKGNLKVHVGTHMWNNSARRGRRLSIDNIALLGNDVKKVSEMFPKDIVPPAVNLDPTVWNQYAAVINNGLAMKTNEISVIQSGPIPALPVPISGGGSVMNNAPVSKIDGSQSAINPDVMEKANATDSVPKHQFPHFLEENKIAVS; encoded by the exons ATGCGCGTTCCGGCCGAAGGGGGTTATTTCCCAACTCTAGGAATTTGTTGTGAAGGGGAAAATAATTGCTTCAATTTTGCTCCCGATGCTCGAACCATGTCGAGACGCAAGCAGGCGAAACCCCAGCACATCAACTCTTCCGAAGAACCTCAGCAGCTTCCAGATGCGGCAGCCTGCTCCTCGGTCGCCGCCGCTTCCTCAGCTACGACCCCAGCTGCCGTAGCGGCAGAGCACG gtggTCTACCAAACTGCCCTGGAGATGGAGAGGGAGTAAGGGGAAGGGTTAAACGATGTCGAACTGAGGAAACTACTATCTGTGAGAAATGCTGTGCAGAATTCTTCAGCCTTTCCGAATTCCTGGAACATAAGAAAAATTGCACTAAAAATCCACCTGTCTTAATCATGAATGATAGTGAGGAGACAACACCTCCTGAAGTCTTATCAGAAGTAACTCCGGCCCCATCAGAGAATTTTCCAATTGATCGTTTGGAAAGTCATGGCAATAAAGACAGTCGTTCAAAGAATTGCACTGGTTCTGTGGACAAGAAAGATAAGTCTGGTGTGGAGGCAGGAACCTTTCTCAAAACAGAGCCTACAACCCCTTCTACACCTCATGGGATAAACTATTTATCAAAAGGCAAAGTTCCCAACACTAATGTGACTTTACAAACACTACGAGGGACCAAGGTAGCTGTGAATCAGAGGAGTGCTGATGCTGTATCTTTACCAGTCCAGGGCTTTAGCGCCTTCCCCATGATTTTGGAACAGCTAATGAGTCTGCAGCAACAACAGCTTCAGCAAATCCAGCTTACTGAGCAGATCCGTGTGCAGATGACCATGATGGCCACCAGTGGCCAGCATGCATCAGTATCTCATGGTTCTGACCCTTTGAAAACCCTGGGCTCTCATATGTCTCAGCATCTCTCTACTGCTTTGGCCTTAGTTGGACAAAAGGCTGGCAGCCAGAGCCTGTCACTGGAATCCTTGAAACAAGGCAAACTACCTCATGCCAATATAGGCATCCCAACTGCTGGTTCAGTGACCTCTGGACTACCATCTTTCTCTTTAAAGTCTGATGCAAATAGGATCCTTCCTAATGCAATGTCTCGACTTCCAAATCCTTTACTACCTCAATCATCAGGCTCAGTTCTTTTCCAGAACCCATTCCCTCCTGCGTCTTCAGTGTCTTCTGTGTTAGACCCATccaagaaagggaaggggaaaccTCCCAACATTACTGTTTCTGAAAGTAAACCAAATGCTGAGGAGCCCTTTTTCAAGCACAAATGCAAGTTCTGTGGCAAGGTGTTTGGAAATGACAGTGCCTTGCAAATTCATCTCCGTTCCCATACTGGGGAGAGACCGTACAAATGTAATATCTGTGGCAATCGCTTTACCACTAAGGGGAATTTGAAGGTTCACTTCCAGCGCCATAAGGACAAATATCCCCAGATAAAAATGAATCCCCATCCAGTCCCTGAACACCTGGATAACCTGACAAGTACCAGTGGGATCTCATGTGGAATACCTGTGCCCATGGATGAATCAAATATGATGGTGGACAGCAAACCTCCCCTGACTACTGGGACTCTTTCCTTAGGCTTACCTCAAAGTCTGACCCCCAAAGACTCTCTTGGTGCTTTTTCCAACGATCTATCATCTAGGCCTTCCCCAGAGAGTGAAGGGGGTTCCACCTCATCTGGTGTGGCCAGTAATGAATCTGGGACAGAGCACAGCTTGAGTTCCCCACAAGCTGGTAGTATTAGTGGGTTCTCCGGTAGTGGGGCCACTGAGCAGGGGTCTGAGACTTTGAAGTTACAACAGCTGGTAGAAAATATTGATAAGGTTACCAGTGATCCCAATGAATGTATCATTTGTCATCGAGTTTTAAGCTGCACAAGCTCTTTGAAAATGCATTATCGCACTCATACCGGGGAGAGACCATTCAAATGTAAGATCTGTGGAAGGGCCTTCTCCACAAAAGGCAATCTTAAGACTCATTATGGAGTTCACCGAGCTAACACCCCTTTAAAAATGCAACATTCTTGTCCCATTTGCCAAAAGAAATTTACCAATGCTGTAGTGTTGCAGCAACATATCCGAATGCACATGGGTGGCCAGATTCCTAATACCCCTATGTCTGAGAATTCCTGTGACCATGTTGAGATGGATCCAGCTGTTATCAGTGAGAAAAATGAGGATGTCATTGCCAGTTGCATTGATGAGACCATTGAAAGCATTGTTGATATGGAAGACTTGGACTCCCAAGATCCTCCTAGTGGTTCCTCTAAACCCTCTACTCCCCTTAATGATAATCAGTCAGAAACGCCCACTGTGGGCTTTACTGGCATCTCTGTATTGGAAGCCTCAGGGAAAATGGGCAGTCCATCTTTGAGTCTTCAAAGGCAGAGTAGCCTGAAGTCAAGTTCTGCAGAAAGTGATGGCATGACCAATGATTCTTCATCCATAATAGGAGATCATGATTATCAAAATGGCCGAAGTCCAGAGTCTGTATCATTCCAGGCATTATCTCCAGCAAATAGTCAAGCTGAAAGTATTAGGTCCAAGTCACCTGGCTTGATCAATCATGATGACATGGGAAATAAGAGCGAAGGACCAGAAAACCCTCCAGCAGAAACTGAAGGTGATGGTGCTTTGGATTTAACTTATGCCAATATTGGCCGAAAGGTCATCAAGGAAGAGCCTGGGTTAAATTTTGCAAATGGGGAGTATG GTCGAGGTAGCGTTCCTACTACCTTTGTCAGAGTGCCACCAGCCCTGATTAAAGCTGAAGCTCCTGGAGAACGGCCCCTTAGCAATAGCCCATTTCCTGGATCTCCTGCCCTGTCTCCAGGGGTAGCACCTTTGCTAGTGGCCCCACCTCGGCGCACTGCCAAGCAGCACATTTGTAACACTTGTGGAAAGAACTTCTCATCAGCCAGTGCTCTTCAGATCCATGAGCGTACTCACACTGGTGAAAAGCCTTTTGCATGTACCATTTGTGGAAGGGCCTTTACAACTAAAGGAAATTTGAAG GTCCACGTTGGAACTCACATGTGGAATAACTCTGCTCGACGTGGAAGGAGACTGTCTATTGATAACATAGCATTGCTGGGTAATGATGTCAAGAAAGTATCTGAGATGTTTCCAAAGGATATAGTCCCTCCTGCAGTGAATCTTGACCCCACAGTTTGGAACCAGTATGCAGCTGTGATTAACAATGGCTTGGCGATGAAGACTAATGAGATATCAGTGATTCAAAGTGGTCCTATCCCTGCCCTACCAGTTCCTATCAGCGGTGGAGGATCTGTAATGAATAATGCTCCCGTCTCCAAGATAGATGGGTCACAGTCTGCGATTAACCCTGATGTTATGGAGAAAGCTAATGCTACTGATAGTGTCCCAAAACATCAATTCCCTCACTTTCTGGAAGAAAACAAGATTGCAGTCAGCTAA